In one Epinephelus moara isolate mb chromosome 6, YSFRI_EMoa_1.0, whole genome shotgun sequence genomic region, the following are encoded:
- the tars2 gene encoding regulation of nuclear pre-mRNA domain-containing protein 2 isoform X1 produces MAAGSGAASGHGARSSNAGLEASLDRRFQGVSNTMESIQGLSTWCIENKKHHGLIVRHWMKWLKKSDNNHRLNLFYLANDVIQNCKRKNAIVFRSAFAEVLPNATQFIKDGKVRKSVERIFTIWEERSVYPEEVIAQFKAGMNRREKEREKQREKEKEKEKEREKEKEKEKEKEKEKEKETPAATASANTKAALKSKIVAEFTPHSLIEQLSRYKRAVAEEEFREKQLAALRVDVCSTEALKRLKDKAGGNKFAKDFEDGSLKLQEFVGFMEKELKTGPPLLEALGNADIFYEMQYKEVKIVANAYNAFANRVASLKRKLDSLKSTLPGPEDSPIPSPSEDAPSPTGSDSPFLGLGGSRAQVDPELDGKAMDEGELPSDHRDTEDMDLSDEEAVAAKAGDDKKDKTSTAVAKSDAASKLPTTPTKASKTNATAAPATPVTPTTAAAQSASVNPLGVNLEKVDLGKISSILSSLTSAMKNTASPSPRPSPGTPTTPSGQSAAAKATSSSPHLASILSRVDITPEGILNALSKTNTPSLSSLLQSVTNTTSAPPTRTSPESSAVKALLSPTAPKPKPTLGNSLKRDTPGRTRDWEKERQMSPPPPPPPPPPPRPSAPSISPPSLESKINSFLQGNPGFSLALGDVSPDGVDGTPVRDEAAGTPTQDEIMDTPGSVSESLGSSGGHNLSPTAYRSEPWDAVITPSGSNSNGDFMGTSSSSRYGAGKKSSTKSKDDEVRKQVPSSPSKDMKGKTDGQSRVMGNNRGVGERRLSASSRKASSGSDDGGLSGKREGKESPGGGGKEGQYHRIETLVSPCTEGAPIQTLCYSNRPLEGERIKTVESIRVIGRGSRRGGGASGRPGGAMWYEEEEYMEAQPPSPRGVPPPLNIGTEDMTPSMPPPPPHLILPHIPPPPPHPHAQPPPQGPFQMPYHTENMQTPPPSLLHQHPPPASHFFSPPPPIPRPPPPPVPQRPSPPHHAVPSAVMVGGVLVPVDRPLSLLPPVRPDGVERGGGGPRGSKMAPPPLMSSLLGEPPKLPRPGTVKEPFVPRHAPPLHHPGNPGVPLPLLGRVKEPLHLPLPPPSPTSSTPSPSTPNSPAVDTAPARLPAQSAGPPLQKPPTSPPAQPRNQTSNPVPLLALPTPRPPILPVPIQQRPLMRGRNPSQQFNQDHHKGGFRGGKRSGPPFTGGPFHSQKRPFLPPRY; encoded by the exons ATGGCGGCCGGTTCAGGGGCTGCAAGCGGGCACGGAGCCCGCAGCTCCAACGCTGGTCTGGAAGCGTCTTTGGACCGACGGTTTCAAGGAGTATCCAACACAATGGAGTCAATACAGGGACTTTCAACCTGGTGcattgaaaacaaaaagcaccacGGCCTTATCGTGCGCCACTGGATGAAGTGGCTCAAGAAAT CTGACAACAATCACCGCTTGAATCTCTTCTACCTTGCCAATGATGTGATACAGAACTGCAAAAGAAAGAACGCCATTGTCTTTCGTTCAGCCTTCGCAGAAGTTCTTCCCAATGCTACCCAGTTCATCAA AGACGGGAAGGTCCGCAAGTCAGTGGAGAGGATTTTTACCATATGGGAGGAGAGGAGCGTGTATCCTGAGGAGGTCATCGCCCAGTTCAAAGCCGGCATGAACCGAAGGGAAAAGGAGCgagagaagcagagggaaaaagaaaaggagaaggaaaaggagagagaaaaggaaaaggagaaagaaaaggagaaggagaaagagaaagagaaggagactCCAGCGGCAACTG cCTCAGCCAACACCAAAGCTGCCCTCAAGTCCAAGATCGTGGCAGAGTTCACA CCCCACTCCCTCATTGAACAGCTGTCGAGATATAAGCGGGCAGTCGCAGAAGAGGAGTTCAGGGAGAAGCAGCTGGCAGCTCTCAGGGTGGACGTCTGCAGCACGGAGGCTCTGAAGAGACTTAAAG ATAAGGCAGGGGGGAACAAGTTTGCGAAGGACTTTGAGGATGGCAGTCTGAAGCTGCAGGAGTTTGTTGGCTTCATGGAGAAAGAGTTGAAAACTGGGCCTCCTCTGCTGGAAGCTTTGGGAAACGCAGATATCTTCTATGAGATGCAGTACAAGGAGGTTAAGATTGTGGCCAAT GCGTACAATGCCTTTGCCAACCGTGTGGCCAGTCTTAAAAGGAAATTGGATTCCCTCAAGTCGACTCTACCTGGACCTGAGGACTCTCCcatcccctctccctctgaAGACGCCCCCTCTCCCACTGGCTCTGACTCACCCTTCCTGGGACTGGGGGGGAGCAGAGCCCAGGTGGATCCAGAGCTGGATGGCAAGGCCATGGATGAAGGAGAATTACCCAGTGACCACAGAGACACGGAGGACATGGACTTGTCTGATGAAGAGGCTGTTGCCGCCAAAGCAGGGG ATGACAAGAAGGACAAGACGTCCACTGCTGTTGCCAAGTCAGATGCAGCGTCAAAGCTTCCCACCACACCTACGAAAGCTTCGAAGACCAACGCTACTGCTGCCCCGGCGACCCCAGTGACTCCCACCACTGCtgccgctcagagcgcctcagTAAACCCACTTGGAGTCAATCTGGAGAAGGTGGACCTGGGAAAGATCAGCTCCATTCTCAGCTCTCTCACATCTGCCATGAAGAATACAG CGAGCCCATCACCTCGGCCATCTCCAGGAACACCCACCACTCCCTCTGGCCAGTCAGCAGCTGCCAAAGCGACCTCTTCGAGCCCTCACCTGGCCAGCATCCTGTCACGTGTTGACATCACACCTGAAGGCATACTCAATGCTCTGTCTAAAACAAACACCCCAT CTTTGTCCTCTCTCCTGCAAAGTGTGACAAACACCACCTCCGCCCCTCCCACCCGAACCTCCCCGGAGTCATCAGCAGTCAAAGCCCTGCTCAGCCCAACCGCCCCAAAACCAAAACCCACACTGGGGAACAGCCTCAAACGAGACACGCCTGGGAGAACCAGAGactgggagaaagagagacaaatgtcccctcctcctcctcctcctcctccaccccctcctcgtCCCTCAGCTCCTTCTATCTCTCCCCCAAGCCTAGAATCAAAAATCAACAGTTTCCTGCAGGGTAATCCAGGTTTCAGTCTCGCTCTAGGTGATGTCAGTCCCGATGGGGTGGATGGGACCCCAGTGAGAGACGAGGCTGCTGGGACCCCCACCCAGGACGAGATCATGGACACACCTGGGAGTGTGTCAGAATCTTTAGGGTCATCTGGAGGTCATAACCTCTCACCCACAGCCTACCGCAGCGAACCATGGGATGCTGTGATCACTCCGTCAGGAAGCAACAGCAATGGAGACTTTATGGGCACTTCCTCGTCTTCCCGGTATGGAGCCGGGAAGAAGAGCAGCACAAAATCAAAGGATGATGAAGTGAGGAAGCAGGTGCCCTCTTCCCCCAGTAAAGACATGAAGGGTAAGACAGACGGCCAGTCAAGGGTCATGGGAAACAACAGAGGGGTTGGAGAAAGGAGACTCTCGGCCAGCTCTCGTAAAGCCAGCAGTGGCTCAGATGACGGAGGTCTGAGTGGGAAAAGAGAGGGGAAGGAGTCTCCAGGTGGGGGTGGGAAGGAAGGCCAGTACCACCGCATTGAGACACTAGTATCGCCCTGCACTGAAGGGGCACCCATCCAAACTCTATGCTACTCAAACCGCCCACTCGAGGGAGAGCGCATCAAGACGGTAGAGAGCATCCGTGTGATTGGCCGAGGCTCCCGGCGAGGGGGAGGGGCCAGTGGTCGGCCAGGGGGAGCCATGTGGTATGAAGAGGAGGAATACATGGAAGCTCAGCCGCCCTCACCCCGTGGTGTCCCCCCTCCTCTTAACATCGGCACTGAGGACATGACCCCCTCCAtgccccctcctcccccacatCTCATCCTCCCACATATCCCCCCTCCTCCGCCACATCCTCATGCACAGCCTCCTCCCCAAGGTCCGTTCCAAATGCCCTACCACacggagaacatgcagactcctcCTCCATCACTCCTCCATCAGCATCCTCCTCCTGCATCCCATTTCTTCAGCCCTCCTCCACCGATCCCTCGCCCACCTCCGCCTCCCGTACCGCAGCGCCCttcccctcctcaccatgcagTGCCCTCTGCAGTCATGGTGGGGGGAGTGTTGGTCCCCGTCGACCGTCCCCTTTCTCTTCTTCCCCCTGTCAGACCTGATGGTGTAGAGCGAGGCGGAGGAGGGCCCAGAGGAAGCAAAATGGCCCCTCCACCCCTTATGTCATCGTTGCTAGGCGAGCCCCCTAAGCTGCCCCGTCCTGGCACAGTTAAAGAGCCGTTTGTCCCCCGCCATGCACCCCCTCTCCACCACCCAGGCAACCCCGGTGTTCCTCTACCCTTACTGGGCAGAGTGAAGGAGCCCCTGCATCTACCTCTTCCGCCCCCCTCTCCCACATCCtccactccctctccctccacgCCTAATTCCCCTGCAGTCGACACCGCCCCCGCTCGCCTCCCTGCGCAGTCCGCTGGCCCTCCTCTCCAGAAACCCCCCACTAGTCCTCCAGCTCAGCCCCGCAACCAAACCTCCAACCCAGTTCCCCTCCTTGCCTTGCCCACTCCTCGACCCCCAATCCTCCCAGTCCCCATCCAACAGAGACCTCTGATGCGAGGCAGAAACCCCTCTCAGCAGTTTAACCAAGATCACCACAAAGGGGGATTTCGGGGGGGCAAGCGGTCCGGTCCTCCCTTCACAGGTGGTCCCTTCCATTCGCAGAAGAGACCCTTCCTACCCCCACGCTACTGA
- the tars2 gene encoding regulation of nuclear pre-mRNA domain-containing protein 2 isoform X2, with translation MAAGSGAASGHGARSSNAGLEASLDRRFQGVSNTMESIQGLSTWCIENKKHHGLIVRHWMKWLKKSDNNHRLNLFYLANDVIQNCKRKNAIVFRSAFAEVLPNATQFIKDGKVRKSVERIFTIWEERSVYPEEVIAQFKAGMNRREKEREKQREKEKEKEKEREKEKEKEKEKEKEKEKETPAATASANTKAALKSKIVAEFTPHSLIEQLSRYKRAVAEEEFREKQLAALRVDVCSTEALKRLKDKAGGNKFAKDFEDGSLKLQEFVGFMEKELKTGPPLLEALGNADIFYEMQYKEVKIVANAYNAFANRVASLKRKLDSLKSTLPGPEDSPIPSPSEDAPSPTGSDSPFLGLGGSRAQVDPELDGKAMDEGELPSDHRDTEDMDLSDEEAVAAKAGADDKKDKTSTAVAKSDAASKLPTTPTKASKTNATAAPATPVTPTTAAAQSASVNPLGVNLEKVDLGKISSILSSLTSAMKNTASPSPRPSPGTPTTPSGQSAAAKATSSSPHLASILSRVDITPEGILNALSKTNTPSLSSLLQSVTNTTSAPPTRTSPESSAVKALLSPTAPKPKPTLGNSLKRDTPGRTRDWEKERQMSPPPPPPPPPPPRPSAPSISPPSLESKINSFLQGNPGFSLALGDVSPDGVDGTPVRDEAAGTPTQDEIMDTPGSVSESLGSSGGHNLSPTAYRSEPWDAVITPSGSNSNGDFMGTSSSSRYGAGKKSSTKSKDDEVRKQVPSSPSKDMKGKTDGQSRVMGNNRGVGERRLSASSRKASSGSDDGGLSGKREGKESPGGGGKEGQYHRIETLVSPCTEGAPIQTLCYSNRPLEGERIKTVESIRVIGRGSRRGGGASGRPGGAMWYEEEEYMEAQPPSPRGVPPPLNIGTEDMTPSMPPPPPHLILPHIPPPPPHPHAQPPPQGPFQMPYHTENMQTPPPSLLHQHPPPASHFFSPPPPIPRPPPPPVPQRPSPPHHAVPSAVMVGGVLVPVDRPLSLLPPVRPDGVERGGGGPRGSKMAPPPLMSSLLGEPPKLPRPGTVKEPFVPRHAPPLHHPGNPGVPLPLLGRVKEPLHLPLPPPSPTSSTPSPSTPNSPAVDTAPARLPAQSAGPPLQKPPTSPPAQPRNQTSNPVPLLALPTPRPPILPVPIQQRPLMRGRNPSQQFNQDHHKGGFRGGKRSGPPFTGGPFHSQKRPFLPPRY, from the exons ATGGCGGCCGGTTCAGGGGCTGCAAGCGGGCACGGAGCCCGCAGCTCCAACGCTGGTCTGGAAGCGTCTTTGGACCGACGGTTTCAAGGAGTATCCAACACAATGGAGTCAATACAGGGACTTTCAACCTGGTGcattgaaaacaaaaagcaccacGGCCTTATCGTGCGCCACTGGATGAAGTGGCTCAAGAAAT CTGACAACAATCACCGCTTGAATCTCTTCTACCTTGCCAATGATGTGATACAGAACTGCAAAAGAAAGAACGCCATTGTCTTTCGTTCAGCCTTCGCAGAAGTTCTTCCCAATGCTACCCAGTTCATCAA AGACGGGAAGGTCCGCAAGTCAGTGGAGAGGATTTTTACCATATGGGAGGAGAGGAGCGTGTATCCTGAGGAGGTCATCGCCCAGTTCAAAGCCGGCATGAACCGAAGGGAAAAGGAGCgagagaagcagagggaaaaagaaaaggagaaggaaaaggagagagaaaaggaaaaggagaaagaaaaggagaaggagaaagagaaagagaaggagactCCAGCGGCAACTG cCTCAGCCAACACCAAAGCTGCCCTCAAGTCCAAGATCGTGGCAGAGTTCACA CCCCACTCCCTCATTGAACAGCTGTCGAGATATAAGCGGGCAGTCGCAGAAGAGGAGTTCAGGGAGAAGCAGCTGGCAGCTCTCAGGGTGGACGTCTGCAGCACGGAGGCTCTGAAGAGACTTAAAG ATAAGGCAGGGGGGAACAAGTTTGCGAAGGACTTTGAGGATGGCAGTCTGAAGCTGCAGGAGTTTGTTGGCTTCATGGAGAAAGAGTTGAAAACTGGGCCTCCTCTGCTGGAAGCTTTGGGAAACGCAGATATCTTCTATGAGATGCAGTACAAGGAGGTTAAGATTGTGGCCAAT GCGTACAATGCCTTTGCCAACCGTGTGGCCAGTCTTAAAAGGAAATTGGATTCCCTCAAGTCGACTCTACCTGGACCTGAGGACTCTCCcatcccctctccctctgaAGACGCCCCCTCTCCCACTGGCTCTGACTCACCCTTCCTGGGACTGGGGGGGAGCAGAGCCCAGGTGGATCCAGAGCTGGATGGCAAGGCCATGGATGAAGGAGAATTACCCAGTGACCACAGAGACACGGAGGACATGGACTTGTCTGATGAAGAGGCTGTTGCCGCCAAAGCAGGGG CAGATGACAAGAAGGACAAGACGTCCACTGCTGTTGCCAAGTCAGATGCAGCGTCAAAGCTTCCCACCACACCTACGAAAGCTTCGAAGACCAACGCTACTGCTGCCCCGGCGACCCCAGTGACTCCCACCACTGCtgccgctcagagcgcctcagTAAACCCACTTGGAGTCAATCTGGAGAAGGTGGACCTGGGAAAGATCAGCTCCATTCTCAGCTCTCTCACATCTGCCATGAAGAATACAG CGAGCCCATCACCTCGGCCATCTCCAGGAACACCCACCACTCCCTCTGGCCAGTCAGCAGCTGCCAAAGCGACCTCTTCGAGCCCTCACCTGGCCAGCATCCTGTCACGTGTTGACATCACACCTGAAGGCATACTCAATGCTCTGTCTAAAACAAACACCCCAT CTTTGTCCTCTCTCCTGCAAAGTGTGACAAACACCACCTCCGCCCCTCCCACCCGAACCTCCCCGGAGTCATCAGCAGTCAAAGCCCTGCTCAGCCCAACCGCCCCAAAACCAAAACCCACACTGGGGAACAGCCTCAAACGAGACACGCCTGGGAGAACCAGAGactgggagaaagagagacaaatgtcccctcctcctcctcctcctcctccaccccctcctcgtCCCTCAGCTCCTTCTATCTCTCCCCCAAGCCTAGAATCAAAAATCAACAGTTTCCTGCAGGGTAATCCAGGTTTCAGTCTCGCTCTAGGTGATGTCAGTCCCGATGGGGTGGATGGGACCCCAGTGAGAGACGAGGCTGCTGGGACCCCCACCCAGGACGAGATCATGGACACACCTGGGAGTGTGTCAGAATCTTTAGGGTCATCTGGAGGTCATAACCTCTCACCCACAGCCTACCGCAGCGAACCATGGGATGCTGTGATCACTCCGTCAGGAAGCAACAGCAATGGAGACTTTATGGGCACTTCCTCGTCTTCCCGGTATGGAGCCGGGAAGAAGAGCAGCACAAAATCAAAGGATGATGAAGTGAGGAAGCAGGTGCCCTCTTCCCCCAGTAAAGACATGAAGGGTAAGACAGACGGCCAGTCAAGGGTCATGGGAAACAACAGAGGGGTTGGAGAAAGGAGACTCTCGGCCAGCTCTCGTAAAGCCAGCAGTGGCTCAGATGACGGAGGTCTGAGTGGGAAAAGAGAGGGGAAGGAGTCTCCAGGTGGGGGTGGGAAGGAAGGCCAGTACCACCGCATTGAGACACTAGTATCGCCCTGCACTGAAGGGGCACCCATCCAAACTCTATGCTACTCAAACCGCCCACTCGAGGGAGAGCGCATCAAGACGGTAGAGAGCATCCGTGTGATTGGCCGAGGCTCCCGGCGAGGGGGAGGGGCCAGTGGTCGGCCAGGGGGAGCCATGTGGTATGAAGAGGAGGAATACATGGAAGCTCAGCCGCCCTCACCCCGTGGTGTCCCCCCTCCTCTTAACATCGGCACTGAGGACATGACCCCCTCCAtgccccctcctcccccacatCTCATCCTCCCACATATCCCCCCTCCTCCGCCACATCCTCATGCACAGCCTCCTCCCCAAGGTCCGTTCCAAATGCCCTACCACacggagaacatgcagactcctcCTCCATCACTCCTCCATCAGCATCCTCCTCCTGCATCCCATTTCTTCAGCCCTCCTCCACCGATCCCTCGCCCACCTCCGCCTCCCGTACCGCAGCGCCCttcccctcctcaccatgcagTGCCCTCTGCAGTCATGGTGGGGGGAGTGTTGGTCCCCGTCGACCGTCCCCTTTCTCTTCTTCCCCCTGTCAGACCTGATGGTGTAGAGCGAGGCGGAGGAGGGCCCAGAGGAAGCAAAATGGCCCCTCCACCCCTTATGTCATCGTTGCTAGGCGAGCCCCCTAAGCTGCCCCGTCCTGGCACAGTTAAAGAGCCGTTTGTCCCCCGCCATGCACCCCCTCTCCACCACCCAGGCAACCCCGGTGTTCCTCTACCCTTACTGGGCAGAGTGAAGGAGCCCCTGCATCTACCTCTTCCGCCCCCCTCTCCCACATCCtccactccctctccctccacgCCTAATTCCCCTGCAGTCGACACCGCCCCCGCTCGCCTCCCTGCGCAGTCCGCTGGCCCTCCTCTCCAGAAACCCCCCACTAGTCCTCCAGCTCAGCCCCGCAACCAAACCTCCAACCCAGTTCCCCTCCTTGCCTTGCCCACTCCTCGACCCCCAATCCTCCCAGTCCCCATCCAACAGAGACCTCTGATGCGAGGCAGAAACCCCTCTCAGCAGTTTAACCAAGATCACCACAAAGGGGGATTTCGGGGGGGCAAGCGGTCCGGTCCTCCCTTCACAGGTGGTCCCTTCCATTCGCAGAAGAGACCCTTCCTACCCCCACGCTACTGA